The following coding sequences lie in one Allochromatium vinosum DSM 180 genomic window:
- the rimM gene encoding ribosome maturation factor RimM (Essential for efficient processing of 16S rRNA): protein MSGEPQSARIVLGRVSGLYGVKGWVKVYSETDPREGILRYSPWLLGPDGVARRVAEGRMHGKGLVARLDGCEDRDQAAALIGQEIAIRRDQLPPPRPDEFYWIDLEGLAVVTQAGVEFGRVSHLFSTGANDVLVVQGERERLIPFVWGDVILDVDFDQRLIRVDWDPEF from the coding sequence ATGTCCGGGGAACCTCAGTCTGCTCGGATCGTGCTCGGGCGCGTGTCGGGGCTCTACGGCGTCAAAGGATGGGTCAAGGTGTATTCCGAGACCGATCCGCGCGAAGGCATTCTGCGCTATTCGCCCTGGCTCTTGGGGCCTGATGGCGTCGCGCGTCGCGTGGCCGAAGGCAGGATGCACGGCAAGGGCCTCGTCGCCCGCCTGGACGGTTGTGAGGACCGCGATCAGGCCGCCGCGCTGATCGGCCAGGAGATCGCGATTCGACGCGATCAGCTCCCACCGCCGCGCCCGGACGAATTCTACTGGATCGACCTAGAAGGTCTGGCCGTCGTCACCCAAGCCGGTGTCGAGTTCGGTCGGGTCTCGCACCTGTTCTCGACCGGCGCGAACGACGTGCTGGTGGTCCAGGGCGAACGCGAGCGTCTGATTCCCTTCGTCTGGGGCGACGTGATCCTGGACGTGGATTTCGACCAGCGCCTGATTCGGGTCGACTGGGATCCGGAGTTCTGA
- the rpsP gene encoding 30S ribosomal protein S16: MVTIRLSRGGSKKNPFYQIVVADIRSKRDGRYIERLGFFNPNARGGEVPLRLDTALAQEWIRKGAQPTDRVKQLIKQATREAAAAA; encoded by the coding sequence ATGGTCACGATTCGTTTGTCACGTGGTGGTTCCAAGAAGAACCCTTTCTACCAGATCGTCGTTGCCGACATCCGCTCCAAGCGTGATGGTCGCTACATCGAACGTCTCGGTTTCTTCAACCCGAACGCGCGTGGCGGCGAGGTTCCGCTGCGGCTCGACACCGCGCTGGCACAGGAGTGGATCCGTAAGGGTGCGCAGCCGACCGATCGTGTCAAGCAGCTGATCAAGCAGGCGACGCGCGAGGCCGCTGCGGCGGCTTGA
- a CDS encoding ChaN family lipoprotein encodes MSHRIYSRLNLVAMLVTISALIPAGSEASSASSVTRTDGASALVNNPTRVLESAYLTDMEALIARLADRRVIFVGEQHDRYEDHLNQTALIEGLLARGRSVAIGMEMFQQPYQPALDAYVAGEIDEAELLRRTQYFDRWRFDYRLYRPILSLARAHRIPVIALNLESELTRQVGDGGIASLSEADRARLPEIDRSDADHRARLEAIFKQHPAEQQGNFEHFLEVQLLWDEGMAERAARHLVEHPDSTLVVIAGSGHIEYGQGIPQRIARRLPVPMATLLNGQGRTPDPMVADFFLYPEAVELPPTGKLGVMLGQPAAAGGMPIEGFAEDSGAKTAGLQIGDRLIQVGGQPITSYADIRLVLLDAEPGSRIEVEAVRSRLVGNDERLTVDVELH; translated from the coding sequence ATGTCGCATCGAATCTATAGCAGACTGAACCTGGTGGCCATGCTCGTGACCATCAGTGCACTGATTCCGGCCGGGAGCGAGGCGTCTTCCGCGTCGTCGGTCACGCGCACAGATGGGGCCAGCGCTCTGGTGAACAACCCGACGCGCGTGCTGGAAAGCGCGTATCTGACCGACATGGAGGCACTGATTGCGCGTCTGGCCGACCGGCGCGTGATCTTCGTCGGCGAGCAGCACGACCGCTACGAGGATCATCTCAATCAGACCGCCCTCATTGAGGGCTTGCTGGCGCGCGGACGCTCGGTGGCGATCGGGATGGAGATGTTCCAGCAGCCCTACCAGCCTGCACTCGACGCCTATGTCGCCGGTGAGATCGACGAGGCCGAACTGCTGCGCCGTACCCAGTATTTCGACCGCTGGCGCTTCGACTACCGGCTCTATCGGCCCATCCTGAGTCTGGCGCGCGCGCATCGGATTCCGGTGATTGCGCTCAACCTCGAATCCGAACTCACGCGTCAGGTCGGCGACGGCGGCATCGCGAGCCTGAGTGAAGCCGACCGCGCGCGTCTGCCCGAAATCGACCGCTCGGACGCGGACCATCGCGCGCGGCTGGAGGCGATCTTCAAGCAGCATCCAGCCGAGCAGCAGGGTAACTTCGAACACTTCCTGGAAGTCCAGCTCCTCTGGGACGAGGGGATGGCCGAGCGTGCCGCGCGCCATCTGGTCGAGCACCCGGATTCGACGCTGGTGGTCATCGCCGGCAGCGGTCACATCGAATATGGCCAGGGCATCCCGCAGCGAATCGCGCGCCGTCTGCCCGTGCCCATGGCAACCCTGCTCAACGGACAGGGACGCACACCCGACCCGATGGTCGCCGACTTCTTCCTCTATCCGGAGGCGGTCGAGTTGCCGCCCACGGGCAAGCTCGGCGTGATGCTCGGCCAACCAGCCGCCGCCGGCGGAATGCCGATCGAAGGTTTTGCCGAAGACAGTGGCGCGAAGACGGCGGGTCTGCAAATCGGCGACCGACTCATCCAGGTCGGTGGCCAACCGATCACCAGCTATGCCGATATCCGGCTGGTCCTGCTCGATGCCGAGCCGGGTAGCCGGATCGAAGTCGAGGCGGTGCGGTCACGACTGGTGGGTAACGACGAGCGGCTGACAGTCGATGTCGAGCTGCATTGA
- a CDS encoding M1 family metallopeptidase → MITIHDRSQRPAWPAHDTMHQTGSAGVWALVVLAALLWLDSPRLLADPAHSAPPLIRHQLEVRLDPESGRIEVRDQMRLPESKSQWSLILHTGLEPRLIDGEATLTHVSAFGHLAEYRLHLKTPGAVTLAYGGRIRHDLERIDESLGRARQWSRGTIAPAGVFLDGGSGWYPRIPDSHQSFSLDVRLPEGWSAITQGTGTTDPATGQSHWSESQPQDDIYLIAGRFHAYHQRTAGVQAEAQVYLREPDTALAKRYLDATLDYLALYSDLIGPYPFAKFALVENFWESGYGMPSFTLLGPRVIRLPFILQTSYPHEILHNWWGNGVYVDYESGNWSEGLTNYLADYWLMERAGRGVEGRRDMLKSFADYVRRGRDFPLAEFVQRHGADSQAIGYNKGAMVFHMLRRELGDETFIQGLRRFYADNRFRAAGYADLRRAFERVSGRNLGAFFAAWVERAGAPHLALEDVETRSTPEGYRISGRIRQTQPEPPFPLSLPVAIDLDSGQSVIERIVSRERETRFDIALRSAPVRLRIDPDFEVFRALAPGELPVTLSNLFGADQGLILIPADAPDALRSGYRRLAETWRAGHPDWRVAEDREFDHLPDDRPIWLLGWENRHLATFARDAAEFSLTLDIQRLALSQASEPSFVNTDLAPETDSAVLTRRIEDRPVAWLATRDPGALPALARKLPHYGQYSYLIFNGPEAINRLKGQWPSGDSALSHRRSPSTVRAVPVQPR, encoded by the coding sequence ATGATCACGATCCATGACCGCTCACAGCGGCCCGCTTGGCCGGCCCACGATACCATGCACCAGACCGGCTCAGCCGGCGTTTGGGCGCTGGTCGTGCTGGCGGCACTGCTGTGGCTCGACAGTCCGCGACTCCTGGCCGATCCGGCGCACTCCGCGCCGCCCCTGATCCGGCATCAGCTTGAGGTCCGGCTCGACCCCGAGTCGGGGCGGATCGAGGTCAGGGACCAGATGCGGCTTCCCGAGTCGAAAAGCCAGTGGTCGCTGATCCTGCATACCGGGCTCGAACCCAGACTCATCGACGGCGAGGCGACCCTGACGCACGTTTCAGCGTTCGGGCATCTGGCCGAATATCGCTTGCATCTGAAGACGCCCGGAGCCGTGACGCTCGCCTATGGCGGGCGCATCCGTCACGACCTGGAGCGGATCGACGAAAGTCTCGGTCGCGCGCGTCAGTGGTCGCGCGGGACCATCGCACCAGCCGGCGTCTTTCTCGACGGCGGCAGCGGCTGGTATCCGCGTATTCCAGACAGCCATCAGAGCTTCTCGCTCGATGTCCGGCTTCCCGAGGGCTGGTCGGCGATCACCCAGGGCACGGGCACGACCGACCCAGCCACGGGCCAGTCACACTGGTCCGAGTCGCAGCCGCAGGACGACATCTATCTGATCGCCGGCCGTTTCCACGCCTATCACCAACGCACAGCGGGCGTACAGGCCGAGGCCCAGGTCTATCTGCGTGAGCCGGACACCGCGCTGGCCAAACGCTATCTAGACGCCACGCTCGACTATCTCGCCCTCTATTCCGACCTCATCGGCCCCTACCCCTTCGCCAAGTTCGCCCTGGTCGAGAATTTCTGGGAGTCGGGCTATGGCATGCCCTCCTTCACTCTGCTCGGCCCCAGGGTCATCCGCCTGCCCTTCATCCTCCAGACCTCCTATCCGCACGAGATCCTGCACAACTGGTGGGGCAACGGGGTCTATGTGGATTATGAATCGGGCAACTGGAGCGAGGGGCTGACCAACTATCTGGCCGACTATTGGCTCATGGAGCGTGCCGGACGCGGGGTCGAGGGTCGGCGCGACATGCTCAAGAGCTTCGCCGACTATGTGCGCCGGGGGCGGGACTTTCCGCTGGCCGAGTTCGTGCAGCGGCATGGGGCGGACAGTCAGGCCATCGGCTACAACAAGGGTGCCATGGTCTTCCACATGCTGCGGCGCGAACTCGGCGATGAGACCTTCATTCAGGGGCTGCGGCGCTTCTATGCCGACAACCGCTTCCGGGCGGCCGGCTATGCCGATCTGCGGCGCGCCTTCGAGCGCGTGAGCGGGCGGAATCTGGGCGCCTTCTTCGCCGCCTGGGTCGAGCGCGCCGGCGCCCCCCATCTGGCACTGGAGGATGTCGAGACACGGAGCACACCGGAGGGCTATCGAATCAGCGGACGGATTCGACAGACTCAGCCCGAGCCGCCCTTTCCGCTCAGTCTGCCGGTCGCCATCGATCTCGACTCAGGCCAATCCGTGATCGAGCGAATCGTCAGCCGCGAGCGTGAGACCCGATTCGACATCGCTCTCCGATCCGCGCCCGTGCGTCTGCGAATCGACCCGGACTTCGAGGTCTTCCGCGCTCTGGCTCCAGGCGAGTTGCCCGTGACCCTGAGCAATCTCTTCGGTGCCGACCAGGGACTCATCCTGATTCCCGCTGACGCACCCGACGCGCTCCGGTCGGGCTATCGCCGCCTGGCCGAGACCTGGCGCGCGGGACACCCGGACTGGCGCGTCGCCGAGGATCGGGAGTTCGATCACCTACCGGACGATCGACCCATTTGGCTGCTTGGCTGGGAAAACCGTCATCTCGCGACCTTTGCCCGTGATGCCGCCGAGTTCTCCCTGACCCTGGACATCCAAAGGCTCGCGCTGAGTCAAGCATCCGAGCCGAGTTTCGTGAACACGGATCTCGCCCCCGAGACCGACAGTGCGGTGCTGACACGCCGGATCGAGGATCGCCCGGTTGCCTGGCTGGCCACGCGCGATCCAGGCGCCCTGCCCGCCCTGGCCCGCAAGCTGCCGCACTATGGCCAATACAGCTATCTGATCTTCAACGGCCCGGAGGCGATCAACCGGCTCAAGGGACAATGGCCGTCAGGCGACTCGGCGCTCAGTCATCGGCGATCGCCCTCAACAGTTCGCGCTGTGCCAGTTCAGCCTCGATGA
- a CDS encoding PAS domain-containing hybrid sensor histidine kinase/response regulator, whose amino-acid sequence MNQHADDWHTETRFHALFEHIQAISVQGYDRYRRVIYWNPASTALYGYRAEEALGRQLEELIIPEAMRESMIAAVDSWVNGGEQISAGELTLKRADGSPVHVFSSHVMLRGPDGQSQMYCVDVDLTERKRIQEELEGYRSHLEELVAERTAQLSEARAQAETANQAKSAFLANMSHEIRTPLNAILGLTYLLIRDQSSSERSRDILTKIEHSANHLLSIINDILDVSKIEAGKFTLHTQDFSTKDLFEQLDSLVLGQVAAKRLRFIRCIDALPPLLHGDQACLRQALLNYLSNAIKFTKAGEIKLVAEILDETATDLLVRFDVYDTGIGIAPADLAQLFRPFSQVDNSVARRFEGTGLGLVITHRLAQLMGGETGAESQVGQGSRFWITVRLGKSLGSDELAVNSVAREAEAELRLREGFTGTRILVVEDNEINQEVICNLLEIVGLRVDLASSGEQAIEMACRDRYDLILMDIQMPELDGVQATRRLRERVDWLSCPILAMTANVFEDERRRYLREGLDDHIPKPVDPPHLYAVLLKWLARRPPAEIQTGSVKPDESPGPGSSSLVERLRGLAGVDVDFGLKLLRGEASFYARILGKYALNHADDVQRLRALVMAGDYEGAYRVAHTLKGASGTLGLMRIQSSMVELIKGIHADCPASELEPAIIEAELAQRELLRAIADD is encoded by the coding sequence TTGAATCAGCACGCAGACGATTGGCACACTGAAACCCGCTTCCACGCACTCTTCGAGCACATCCAGGCGATCTCGGTGCAGGGTTACGACCGCTACCGCCGCGTCATCTACTGGAATCCGGCGAGTACAGCGCTCTATGGCTATCGCGCCGAAGAGGCGCTTGGGCGTCAGCTCGAGGAGTTGATCATCCCGGAGGCCATGCGCGAATCGATGATCGCTGCCGTCGACTCCTGGGTCAATGGTGGAGAGCAGATCTCGGCCGGTGAGCTGACGCTCAAACGTGCCGACGGCTCACCGGTCCACGTCTTCTCCAGTCACGTCATGCTGCGCGGCCCCGATGGTCAGTCGCAGATGTATTGCGTCGATGTCGACCTGACCGAGCGCAAGCGCATCCAGGAAGAGCTGGAGGGGTATCGTTCTCATCTGGAGGAATTGGTCGCAGAGCGCACGGCCCAGTTGTCTGAGGCGCGTGCTCAGGCCGAGACGGCCAATCAGGCCAAGAGCGCCTTCCTGGCCAACATGAGCCACGAGATCCGCACCCCGCTGAATGCCATCCTCGGGCTGACCTATCTGTTGATCCGCGACCAGTCCTCTTCGGAGAGATCGCGCGATATCCTGACCAAGATCGAGCATTCGGCCAATCACCTGCTCTCGATCATCAACGACATCCTGGACGTCTCCAAGATCGAGGCCGGCAAGTTCACCCTGCACACTCAGGACTTCTCGACCAAGGATCTGTTCGAGCAGCTCGATTCGCTCGTGCTGGGACAGGTGGCAGCCAAGAGATTGAGGTTCATCCGGTGCATCGATGCCTTGCCGCCGCTACTGCACGGCGACCAGGCGTGCTTGCGTCAGGCCTTGCTCAACTATCTCTCCAACGCCATCAAATTCACCAAGGCCGGCGAGATCAAACTGGTGGCCGAGATTCTGGACGAGACGGCGACCGATCTCCTGGTGCGGTTCGATGTCTACGACACGGGTATCGGGATCGCTCCGGCAGACCTCGCGCAACTCTTTCGCCCCTTCTCGCAGGTCGACAATTCCGTGGCGCGCCGTTTCGAGGGAACTGGCCTGGGGCTCGTCATCACGCATCGGCTGGCTCAACTCATGGGCGGCGAGACCGGGGCCGAGAGTCAGGTCGGGCAGGGGAGTCGATTCTGGATCACGGTGCGGCTGGGCAAGAGCCTCGGTTCCGACGAACTCGCCGTGAATTCGGTGGCGCGCGAGGCGGAGGCTGAGCTGCGACTGAGGGAGGGCTTCACGGGGACACGCATCCTGGTCGTCGAGGACAACGAGATCAACCAGGAGGTCATCTGCAATCTGCTAGAAATCGTTGGACTCCGGGTCGATCTCGCCAGTTCAGGCGAGCAAGCCATCGAGATGGCCTGTCGCGATCGTTACGACCTGATTCTGATGGACATCCAGATGCCGGAGCTGGATGGTGTGCAAGCCACGCGCCGGCTGCGCGAGCGGGTCGACTGGTTGTCCTGTCCGATCCTGGCGATGACGGCGAACGTCTTCGAGGACGAACGTCGTCGGTATCTGCGTGAAGGACTGGACGACCATATCCCCAAGCCGGTGGATCCGCCGCATCTCTATGCCGTCCTGCTCAAGTGGCTTGCACGCCGACCGCCGGCCGAGATCCAGACCGGATCCGTGAAACCTGACGAGTCGCCAGGGCCGGGGTCTTCCTCGCTCGTCGAGCGCTTGCGTGGGCTGGCGGGTGTCGATGTGGATTTCGGACTCAAGCTGCTGCGTGGCGAAGCGAGTTTCTATGCACGGATACTCGGCAAGTATGCGCTGAATCATGCCGACGATGTGCAACGCTTACGCGCACTCGTCATGGCAGGCGATTACGAGGGAGCCTATCGGGTAGCGCACACCCTGAAGGGAGCGTCCGGCACCCTCGGCCTGATGCGCATCCAGTCCTCGATGGTCGAGTTGATCAAGGGGATACACGCTGATTGTCCCGCGTCGGAGCTGGAGCCGGCGATCATCGAGGCTGAACTGGCACAGCGCGAACTGTTGAGGGCGATCGCCGATGACTGA
- the soeC gene encoding sulfite dehydrogenase subunit SoeC, giving the protein MHPAFSVIFLTTLLGAGQGLYLAMVTGQLYAVARFLPAQADQFYAVGSLVALLLLIAGLGASFFHLGRPERAWRAAAMWRTSWLSREVIVLPIVMALVFAYGVAHWFEWTQPLFQVGAALQVDLTLLLGVLGTIASLALFVCTAMIYAAVRFLQEWHTPLTVSNFLFLGAASGFMLAAAYSAYIGNPLVTFYGTWAVILTLVGLASRLAHLRRNARLKHKSTVQTAIGVRHASVVQKAQGATGGSFNTREFFHGRSQSLLERLRTVYLVLVFPIPVLLIGLSYLIGSSNLPIIAFFVQFAGLLIERWSFFAEARHPQNLYYQSVA; this is encoded by the coding sequence ATGCATCCAGCTTTCTCAGTCATCTTTCTGACCACGCTGCTCGGTGCCGGTCAGGGTCTCTATCTGGCGATGGTCACGGGGCAACTCTATGCCGTCGCCCGTTTCCTGCCCGCTCAGGCCGACCAGTTCTATGCCGTCGGCAGTCTGGTCGCGCTGCTGCTCCTGATCGCGGGACTCGGCGCGTCCTTCTTCCATCTCGGACGGCCGGAACGGGCCTGGCGCGCGGCGGCGATGTGGCGCACCTCCTGGCTGTCGCGCGAGGTCATCGTGCTGCCGATCGTCATGGCGCTGGTGTTCGCCTATGGCGTGGCGCACTGGTTCGAGTGGACGCAGCCGCTGTTCCAGGTCGGCGCGGCGCTCCAGGTCGATCTGACCCTGCTGCTCGGCGTGCTCGGGACGATCGCCAGTCTGGCGCTCTTCGTCTGCACGGCCATGATCTATGCGGCCGTGCGGTTTTTGCAGGAATGGCATACGCCGCTCACGGTCAGCAACTTCCTGTTCCTGGGCGCGGCCTCGGGCTTCATGCTGGCGGCGGCCTATTCGGCCTACATCGGCAATCCGCTGGTGACCTTCTACGGCACCTGGGCGGTGATCCTGACCCTGGTCGGTCTGGCCTCGCGTCTGGCGCATCTGCGCCGCAACGCCCGGCTCAAGCACAAGAGCACGGTTCAGACCGCCATCGGCGTGCGTCATGCGAGCGTGGTCCAGAAGGCGCAGGGTGCGACAGGCGGCAGCTTCAACACCCGTGAGTTCTTCCATGGCCGCAGTCAGTCGCTGCTCGAACGGCTACGCACTGTCTATCTGGTGCTGGTCTTTCCGATCCCGGTGCTACTGATCGGGCTGTCCTATCTCATCGGCTCGTCGAATCTGCCGATCATCGCCTTCTTCGTCCAGTTCGCGGGGTTGCTGATCGAGCGCTGGTCATTCTTCGCCGAGGCGCGCCATCCGCAGAATCTCTATTATCAATCTGTGGCTTGA
- the soeB gene encoding sulfite dehydrogenase subunit SoeB, with protein sequence MTQLALVIDLNVCVGCHACVTSCKEWNTSGWAGPLVDQNPYEGSPTGTFFNRVQTFEIGTFPNTETVHFPKSCLHCEEPPCVPVCPTGASYKRPDNGVVLVDYDKCIGCKYCSWACPYGARELDAQQKVMKKCTLCIDRITDAKLSERDRKPSCVLACPANARLFGDVHDPDSEVSIAIRERGGYQLMPEWGTKPANHYLPRRKTRMHIDPEELTRVDNPWRKEDLTDYTGEETLDDVAW encoded by the coding sequence ATGACTCAACTCGCCCTCGTCATCGATCTCAACGTCTGCGTCGGCTGTCATGCCTGCGTGACCTCCTGCAAGGAGTGGAACACCTCCGGCTGGGCCGGTCCGCTGGTGGACCAGAACCCCTACGAGGGGTCGCCGACCGGCACCTTCTTCAACCGGGTGCAGACCTTCGAGATCGGTACCTTCCCCAATACCGAGACGGTGCACTTCCCCAAGAGCTGTCTGCACTGCGAAGAGCCGCCCTGCGTGCCCGTGTGTCCGACCGGCGCGTCGTACAAGCGTCCGGACAACGGCGTGGTGCTGGTCGACTATGACAAGTGCATCGGCTGCAAATACTGCTCCTGGGCCTGTCCCTATGGCGCGCGCGAACTCGACGCGCAGCAGAAGGTGATGAAGAAATGCACGCTCTGCATCGACCGCATCACCGACGCCAAGCTCTCCGAACGGGATCGCAAGCCGTCCTGCGTGCTGGCCTGTCCGGCCAATGCGCGTCTGTTCGGCGACGTGCACGATCCCGACTCCGAGGTCTCGATCGCCATCCGCGAGCGCGGCGGCTATCAGCTCATGCCCGAGTGGGGCACCAAGCCGGCCAATCACTATCTGCCGCGCCGGAAGACCCGGATGCACATCGATCCCGAGGAACTCACGCGTGTCGACAACCCCTGGCGCAAGGAAGACCTCACCGATTACACCGGCGAGGAAACCCTCGACGACGTGGCCTGGTAA
- the soeA gene encoding sulfite dehydrogenase subunit SoeA → MQDPASHSDSLVGRVEVKETTCYMCACRCGIRVHLRDGEVRYIDGNPNHPLNKGVICAKGSSGIMKQYSPGRLTQPLRRKAGAERGESAFEVISWDEAFAMLEERLAKLRAEDPKKFALFTGRDQMQALTGLFAKQYGTPNYAAHGGFCSVNMAAGLIYTIGGSFWEFGGPDLERAKLFVMIGTAEDHHSNPLKMAISEFKRRGGRFISVNPVRTGYSAVADEWVPIKPGTDGALLLAITREILDKGLFDRDFLVRYTNAAELVIDDPSRDDHGLFYRAEMHVEPDCFDPQNKLWWDRDIDGPISTHTPGADPRLMGRYVLPDGTPVKPSFQLLKERLEQYTPEWAAPITGIPADTIRRLAHEMGVMARDQKIELPIKWTDCWDDEHESVTGNPVAFHAMRGLAAHSNGFQTIRALGVLMTVLGTIDRPGGFRHKAPYPRPIPPCPKPPHGPEAVQPNTPLDGMPLGWPSKPEDLFVDAEGEAVRLDKAFSWEYPLSVHGLMHNVITNAWRGDPYPIDTLFLFMANMAWNSTMNTVEVRKMLVDKHPNGDYKIPFLVVCDTFASETVAFADLVLPDTSYLERHDVLSMLDRPISEFDGPVDSVRIPVLPPKGECKPFQEVLVELGSRLKLPAFTNADGSRKYRNYPDFIVNYETSPGSGIGFLAGWRGKGGDQFLKGEPNPHQWEMYAQNNCVYHHELPRSYQYMRNWNKGYLHWARAHGMIRYAEPITLHLYSEVLQRFRLAAQGKRPGRQPPERLRQRVETYFDPLPFYYEPLESRFTDTQRYPLNALTQRPMAMYHSWDSQNAWLRQIHSHNYLFLSPKVGLAQGFADGDWVWVESPHGKVRCMCRFSEAVEPGTVWTWNAIGKGAGAWGLAPNADEARKGFLLNHVIAEELPAHEAGEHLSNSDPVTGQAAWFDVRVRVYKAEAGEPEVTSPQFKPMPRLPGQEKKRGKWQAYVAGIFGKQAS, encoded by the coding sequence ATGCAGGATCCAGCCAGTCATTCGGACAGCCTCGTCGGTCGCGTCGAGGTCAAGGAGACGACCTGTTACATGTGCGCGTGCCGGTGCGGTATCCGGGTGCATCTGCGCGATGGCGAGGTGCGCTACATCGACGGCAACCCCAATCATCCGCTGAACAAGGGTGTGATCTGCGCCAAGGGCAGCTCGGGGATCATGAAGCAGTACTCTCCGGGTCGACTCACCCAGCCGCTGCGGCGCAAAGCCGGCGCCGAGCGCGGCGAGAGCGCCTTCGAGGTCATCTCCTGGGATGAAGCCTTCGCGATGCTCGAAGAGCGGCTCGCCAAGCTGCGTGCCGAAGATCCGAAAAAATTCGCGCTCTTCACCGGCCGCGATCAGATGCAGGCGCTCACGGGTCTGTTCGCCAAGCAGTACGGCACGCCCAACTATGCCGCGCATGGCGGCTTCTGCTCGGTCAACATGGCCGCCGGTCTCATCTACACCATCGGCGGCTCGTTCTGGGAGTTCGGCGGCCCGGATCTGGAGCGCGCTAAGCTGTTCGTGATGATCGGCACCGCCGAGGACCATCATTCCAACCCGCTCAAGATGGCGATCTCGGAGTTCAAGCGGCGCGGCGGGCGCTTCATCTCGGTCAACCCGGTACGCACCGGCTATTCGGCGGTGGCGGATGAATGGGTGCCGATCAAGCCCGGTACCGATGGCGCGCTGCTGCTGGCCATCACCCGCGAGATCCTGGACAAAGGGCTGTTCGACCGCGACTTCCTGGTGCGCTACACCAATGCCGCCGAGCTGGTGATCGACGACCCGAGCCGGGACGATCACGGTCTGTTCTATCGCGCCGAGATGCACGTCGAACCCGACTGCTTCGATCCGCAGAACAAGCTGTGGTGGGATCGCGACATCGACGGTCCGATCAGCACCCATACGCCCGGCGCCGATCCGCGTCTGATGGGCCGTTACGTCCTGCCCGACGGCACCCCGGTCAAACCCTCGTTCCAGTTGCTCAAGGAGCGTCTGGAGCAATACACCCCCGAGTGGGCCGCGCCCATCACCGGCATCCCGGCCGACACCATCCGCCGTCTGGCCCACGAGATGGGCGTCATGGCGCGCGACCAGAAGATCGAGCTGCCGATCAAGTGGACCGATTGCTGGGACGACGAGCACGAGTCCGTCACCGGCAATCCGGTCGCCTTCCATGCCATGCGCGGACTGGCGGCGCACTCCAACGGCTTCCAGACCATCCGCGCCCTCGGTGTGCTGATGACCGTGCTCGGCACCATCGACCGTCCGGGCGGCTTCCGGCACAAGGCGCCCTATCCGCGTCCGATCCCGCCCTGTCCCAAGCCGCCGCACGGCCCGGAAGCAGTGCAGCCCAATACGCCGCTCGACGGCATGCCGCTCGGCTGGCCGTCCAAGCCTGAGGATCTGTTCGTCGACGCCGAGGGCGAGGCGGTGCGGCTCGACAAGGCGTTCTCCTGGGAGTATCCGCTCTCGGTGCATGGCCTGATGCACAACGTCATCACCAATGCCTGGCGCGGCGATCCCTATCCGATCGACACTCTGTTCCTGTTCATGGCGAACATGGCCTGGAACTCGACCATGAACACGGTCGAGGTGCGCAAGATGCTGGTCGACAAGCACCCGAACGGGGACTACAAGATCCCGTTCCTGGTGGTGTGCGACACCTTCGCCTCCGAGACCGTGGCCTTCGCCGATCTGGTGCTGCCGGACACCAGCTATCTGGAGCGCCATGACGTGCTCTCCATGCTCGACCGCCCGATCTCGGAATTCGACGGTCCGGTTGACTCGGTGCGCATCCCGGTGCTGCCGCCCAAGGGTGAGTGCAAGCCGTTCCAGGAAGTGCTGGTTGAACTCGGCTCGCGCCTCAAGCTGCCGGCCTTCACCAATGCCGACGGCAGTCGCAAATATCGCAACTACCCGGATTTCATCGTCAACTACGAGACCTCGCCGGGGTCGGGCATCGGCTTCCTGGCCGGGTGGCGCGGCAAGGGCGGCGATCAGTTCCTGAAAGGCGAGCCCAATCCGCATCAGTGGGAGATGTACGCCCAGAACAACTGCGTCTACCACCACGAGCTGCCGCGCAGCTATCAGTACATGCGCAACTGGAACAAGGGCTATCTGCACTGGGCGCGCGCGCACGGCATGATCCGCTATGCCGAGCCGATCACCCTGCATCTGTATTCCGAGGTGTTGCAGCGCTTCCGGCTCGCGGCTCAGGGCAAGCGTCCCGGCCGTCAGCCGCCCGAGCGGTTGCGCCAACGGGTCGAGACCTATTTCGACCCCTTGCCGTTCTATTACGAACCGCTGGAGTCGCGCTTCACCGACACCCAGCGCTATCCGCTCAACGCGCTCACCCAGCGCCCGATGGCCATGTACCACTCCTGGGACAGCCAGAATGCGTGGTTGCGGCAGATCCACAGCCACAACTATCTGTTCCTGAGTCCGAAGGTCGGTCTGGCCCAGGGCTTCGCCGACGGCGACTGGGTCTGGGTCGAGTCGCCGCACGGCAAGGTGCGCTGCATGTGCCGCTTCTCCGAGGCCGTGGAGCCGGGCACCGTCTGGACCTGGAACGCCATCGGCAAGGGCGCGGGCGCCTGGGGTCTGGCGCCCAATGCCGACGAGGCGCGCAAGGGCTTCCTGCTCAACCACGTCATCGCCGAGGAACTGCCGGCGCATGAGGCCGGCGAGCATCTCTCCAACTCCGACCCCGTGACCGGACAGGCGGCCTGGTTCGACGTGCGGGTGCGTGTCTACAAGGCCGAGGCGGGTGAACCCGAGGTCACGTCGCCCCAGTTCAAGCCGATGCCGCGTCTGCCCGGTCAGGAGAAGAAGCGCGGCAAGTGGCAGGCCTATGTGGCCGGTATCTTCGGGAAGCAAGCGTCATGA